One window of Vibrio sinaloensis genomic DNA carries:
- a CDS encoding 2-octaprenyl-3-methyl-6-methoxy-1,4-benzoquinol hydroxylase: MSDFDVAVIGGGMVGAATAIGFAQQGRRVVVVEGVEPMPFAMEQPLDIRVSAISQHSVAILESLGAWQAIANMRVCPYRRLETWEHPECRTRFHSDSLNMQQLGFIVENRLIQLGLWQQLHSFDNITLHCPDRLESIEFAEVNRVTLASGGSLTAKLVVGADGANSKVRQLARIGITAWDYRQHCMLINVETEREQQDITWQQFTPSGPRSFLPLSSLQKEGQWVGQGSLVWYDSPKRIRQLSAMSLAQLRQEILAGFPQELGDIKVLQHGSFPLTRRHAQRYWRHNCVLVGDAAHTINPLAGQGVNLGFKDVEALLDVCDGENELNQQTLANYEKRRRPDNLLMQSGMDLFYKGFSNDIAPVKLVRNAALKFAEHSPLKTQVLKYALGL; the protein is encoded by the coding sequence ATGAGCGATTTTGATGTTGCCGTCATCGGTGGCGGGATGGTTGGAGCGGCAACTGCAATTGGCTTTGCCCAGCAAGGGCGACGTGTGGTTGTGGTTGAAGGTGTGGAACCTATGCCGTTTGCCATGGAACAACCGCTAGATATCAGAGTGTCGGCTATTTCTCAGCACTCGGTGGCCATTTTAGAGTCTCTTGGCGCTTGGCAGGCGATCGCCAACATGCGCGTTTGTCCTTACCGCCGCTTGGAAACTTGGGAACACCCTGAGTGTCGTACTCGTTTTCATTCCGATAGCCTCAATATGCAACAGCTGGGGTTTATTGTGGAAAACCGTTTGATTCAGCTCGGGCTATGGCAACAATTACATTCGTTTGACAACATCACGCTTCATTGCCCCGACAGGCTTGAATCGATTGAGTTTGCAGAGGTGAATCGCGTCACTTTAGCCTCGGGAGGGTCGTTGACTGCCAAGTTAGTGGTTGGCGCAGACGGGGCTAATTCTAAAGTGCGTCAATTAGCACGGATCGGCATCACTGCTTGGGACTACCGTCAGCACTGTATGCTAATTAATGTGGAAACAGAGCGCGAACAACAGGACATTACCTGGCAGCAGTTTACTCCATCCGGACCACGTTCGTTTTTACCACTGAGCTCATTGCAAAAAGAGGGGCAATGGGTCGGGCAAGGTTCTTTGGTCTGGTACGATTCCCCGAAGCGTATTCGTCAGCTCTCTGCGATGTCTTTAGCGCAATTACGCCAAGAGATTCTAGCGGGGTTCCCTCAAGAGCTGGGTGATATCAAAGTGTTGCAGCATGGCTCGTTCCCTTTAACTAGGCGCCACGCTCAGCGCTATTGGCGTCATAACTGCGTGCTGGTTGGCGATGCCGCGCACACCATTAACCCGCTTGCAGGCCAAGGGGTGAATCTCGGCTTCAAGGATGTCGAGGCCTTACTTGATGTGTGTGACGGGGAAAATGAGCTTAATCAACAGACGCTGGCGAACTATGAAAAACGCAGACGTCCAGATAACTTGTTAATGCAGTCAGGAATGGATCTGTTCTATAAAGGGTTTAGCAATGATATTGCACCAGTGAAGTTGGTGCGCAATGCAGCGCTTAAGTTCGCGGAACACAGCCCGCTTAAGACTCAAGTCCTTAAGTACGCTTTAGGTTTATAA
- the crr gene encoding PTS glucose transporter subunit IIA gives MGLFDKLKKLVSDDSADAGAIEIIAPLSGEIVNIEDVPDVVFAEKIVGDGIAIKPAGNKMVAPVNGTIGKIFETNHAFSIESDDGVELFVHFGIDTVELKGEGFTRIAEEGQSVKAGDTIIEFDLALLEEKAKSTLTPVVISNMDEIKELNKLSGSVVVGETPVLRVTK, from the coding sequence ATGGGTCTGTTTGACAAACTTAAGAAGCTAGTATCTGACGACAGCGCTGACGCGGGTGCAATCGAAATCATCGCACCTCTTTCTGGTGAAATCGTAAACATCGAAGATGTGCCAGATGTTGTTTTCGCTGAGAAAATCGTTGGTGATGGTATCGCTATCAAGCCTGCTGGCAACAAGATGGTAGCTCCTGTTAACGGTACAATTGGTAAGATTTTCGAAACCAACCACGCGTTTTCTATCGAATCTGACGATGGCGTTGAACTGTTTGTTCACTTCGGTATCGATACTGTTGAGCTAAAAGGCGAAGGCTTCACGCGCATCGCTGAAGAAGGTCAATCAGTTAAAGCGGGTGACACTATCATCGAATTCGATCTAGCACTTCTAGAAGAAAAAGCGAAGTCGACTTTGACTCCTGTTGTTATCTCAAACATGGACGAAATCAAAGAGCTGAACAAGCTTTCTGGTTCTGTTGTTGTTGGTGAAACGCCAGTACTACGCGTCACTAAGTAA
- the ptsI gene encoding phosphoenolpyruvate-protein phosphotransferase PtsI, protein MISGILASPGIAIGKALLLQEDEIVLNTNTISDDQVEAEVARFFDARNKSAAQLETIKQKALETFGEEKEAIFEGHIMLLEDEELEEEILALIKNDKMHADNAIYTVIEEQASALESLDDEYLKERATDIRDIGSRFVKNALGINIVSLSDIDQEVILVAYDLTPSETAQINLDYVLGFACDIGGRTSHTSIMARSLELPAIVGTNDITKQVKNGDMLILDAMNNKIVINPSEAELEEAKAVKAAFLAEKEELAKLKDLHAETLDGHRVEVCGNIGTVKDCDGILRNGGEGVGLYRTEFLFMDRDALPTEEEQYQAYKEVAEAMNGESVIIRTMDIGGDKDLPYMDLPQEMNPFLGWRAVRISLDRREILRDQLRGILRASAHGKLRIMFPMIISVEEIRELKQAIEEYKAELRAEGHAFDEEIEIGVMVETPAAAAIAPHLAKEVAFFSIGTNDLTQYTLAVDRGNEMISHLYNPLSPAVLTVIKQVIDASHAEGKWTGMCGELAGDERATLLLLGMGLDEFSMSGISIPKVKKVIRNSNFAEVKAMAEHALSLPTAAEIEAVVEKFIAEKTQ, encoded by the coding sequence AGTTGCACGTTTCTTCGACGCACGTAACAAGTCAGCGGCTCAACTCGAAACTATCAAGCAGAAAGCACTTGAAACCTTCGGTGAAGAAAAAGAAGCGATCTTTGAAGGTCACATTATGCTTCTTGAAGACGAAGAGCTAGAGGAAGAAATCCTAGCACTGATCAAAAATGACAAGATGCACGCCGATAACGCGATTTACACCGTTATCGAAGAGCAAGCATCAGCTCTAGAATCTCTAGACGACGAATATTTGAAAGAACGTGCGACCGACATCCGCGACATCGGCTCACGTTTTGTGAAAAACGCACTAGGCATCAACATCGTTTCTCTAAGCGATATTGACCAAGAAGTTATCCTAGTTGCTTACGACCTGACTCCATCTGAAACTGCCCAGATCAACCTTGATTACGTGCTAGGTTTTGCTTGTGACATCGGCGGTCGTACTTCTCACACTTCTATCATGGCTCGTTCTCTTGAGCTTCCAGCTATCGTTGGTACTAACGACATCACTAAACAAGTTAAGAACGGCGACATGCTGATTCTTGATGCGATGAACAACAAGATCGTTATCAATCCATCTGAAGCTGAACTCGAAGAAGCAAAAGCTGTTAAAGCGGCGTTCCTTGCTGAAAAAGAAGAGCTTGCCAAGCTGAAAGATCTGCACGCTGAGACGCTAGACGGTCACCGCGTAGAAGTTTGCGGTAACATCGGTACAGTGAAAGACTGTGACGGTATCCTGCGTAACGGCGGTGAAGGCGTTGGCCTATACCGTACTGAGTTCCTATTCATGGATCGTGACGCGCTGCCAACTGAAGAAGAACAGTACCAAGCGTACAAAGAAGTTGCTGAAGCAATGAACGGGGAATCAGTGATCATCCGAACTATGGATATCGGTGGTGACAAAGATCTTCCATACATGGACTTGCCACAAGAGATGAACCCGTTCCTGGGCTGGCGTGCTGTACGTATCAGCTTGGACCGTCGTGAAATCCTCCGTGACCAGTTGCGTGGTATTCTGCGTGCGTCTGCACACGGTAAGCTACGTATCATGTTCCCAATGATCATCTCTGTCGAAGAAATTCGCGAGCTAAAACAAGCGATCGAAGAGTACAAAGCAGAACTACGTGCTGAAGGCCATGCATTCGACGAAGAGATCGAAATCGGTGTAATGGTTGAGACACCAGCAGCCGCTGCTATCGCACCGCACCTTGCAAAAGAAGTGGCCTTCTTCTCTATCGGCACTAACGACCTGACTCAGTACACACTCGCAGTAGACCGTGGTAACGAGATGATTTCTCACCTATACAACCCACTATCTCCAGCAGTACTTACAGTGATCAAGCAAGTTATCGACGCTTCGCACGCTGAAGGTAAATGGACGGGTATGTGTGGTGAGCTTGCAGGTGATGAGCGTGCAACACTACTTCTGCTAGGTATGGGCCTAGATGAGTTCTCTATGAGCGGTATTTCTATCCCTAAAGTGAAGAAAGTGATTCGCAACTCTAACTTCGCAGAAGTGAAAGCGATGGCAGAACACGCGCTATCTCTACCAACAGCAGCAGAAATTGAAGCTGTAGTAGAAAAATTCATCGCAGAGAAAACTCAATAA